The Streptomyces tendae genome has a window encoding:
- a CDS encoding PaaI family thioesterase, which yields MGEPQQVKFPQEVIDEYAALGVDLRALFSAGHLGTRMGVQITEASAERVVGTMPVEGNTQPYGLLHGGASAVLAETLGSVGSMLHGGVTKIAVGVDLNCTHHRGARSGLVTGVATPVHRGRSTATYEIVITDEADKRVCTARLTCLLRDVRPGDAEKAAG from the coding sequence ATGGGAGAGCCGCAGCAGGTGAAGTTCCCGCAGGAGGTCATCGACGAGTACGCCGCGCTCGGTGTGGACCTCCGGGCGCTGTTCTCGGCGGGCCACCTGGGCACGAGGATGGGCGTGCAGATCACGGAGGCGTCGGCGGAGCGCGTCGTCGGGACGATGCCGGTGGAGGGCAACACCCAGCCCTACGGCCTGCTGCACGGCGGCGCGTCCGCCGTGCTGGCGGAGACGCTGGGGTCGGTGGGTTCGATGCTGCACGGCGGGGTGACCAAGATCGCGGTCGGGGTGGACCTCAACTGCACGCACCACCGCGGCGCCCGCTCCGGTCTGGTCACGGGGGTCGCCACCCCGGTGCACCGGGGGCGGTCCACGGCGACGTACGAGATCGTGATCACCGACGAGGCGGACAAGCGGGTGTGCACCGCCCGGCTGACCTGCCTGCTGCGGGACGTGCGGCCCGGCGACGCGGAGAAGGCCGCCGGCTGA
- a CDS encoding branched-chain amino acid ABC transporter permease codes for MNELPQQLVNGLLLGSMYGLVAIGYTMVYGIVQLINFAHGEIFMVGAFGAITVHLYVLPDGTSMWVALPLMLLGAMIVSVLVAIGAERFAYRPLRGAPRLAPLITAIGLSLALQQAVWAFYPEAKSKLPFPQIEGGPFSIGGATIQTGDIFLLVAAPISMAFLAYFVMRTRTGRGMQATAQDPDTAKLMGVNTDRIIVIAFALGAVFAAVGGVASGLKYGQIDFKMGFILGLKAFTAAVLGGIGNIYGAMIGGVVLGVVETLATAYIADIPGLDKFGSQSWAEVWAFILLILVLLFRPQGLLGERVADRA; via the coding sequence GTGAACGAACTGCCGCAGCAGCTGGTCAACGGCCTGCTACTGGGATCCATGTACGGCCTGGTCGCCATCGGCTACACAATGGTCTACGGCATTGTCCAGCTCATCAACTTCGCCCACGGCGAGATCTTCATGGTCGGCGCCTTCGGCGCCATCACCGTGCACCTGTACGTCTTGCCCGACGGCACCTCCATGTGGGTCGCCCTGCCGCTGATGCTGCTCGGCGCCATGATCGTCTCGGTGCTGGTCGCCATCGGAGCGGAACGGTTCGCCTACCGCCCGCTGCGCGGCGCCCCCCGTCTGGCCCCGCTCATCACCGCCATCGGACTCTCCCTCGCGCTCCAGCAGGCCGTCTGGGCCTTCTACCCCGAGGCCAAGTCCAAGCTGCCCTTCCCCCAGATCGAGGGCGGCCCCTTCAGCATCGGCGGCGCCACCATCCAGACCGGTGACATCTTCCTGCTCGTCGCCGCGCCCATCAGCATGGCCTTCCTGGCCTACTTCGTGATGCGCACCCGCACCGGCCGCGGCATGCAGGCCACCGCGCAGGACCCGGACACCGCCAAGCTCATGGGCGTCAACACCGACCGCATCATCGTGATCGCGTTCGCCCTCGGCGCCGTCTTCGCCGCCGTCGGCGGCGTCGCCAGCGGTCTGAAGTACGGCCAGATCGACTTCAAGATGGGCTTCATCCTCGGCCTCAAGGCCTTCACCGCGGCAGTGCTCGGCGGCATCGGCAACATCTACGGGGCCATGATCGGCGGTGTGGTCCTCGGCGTCGTCGAGACCCTGGCCACCGCCTACATCGCGGACATCCCCGGCCTGGACAAGTTCGGCAGCCAGTCCTGGGCCGAGGTCTGGGCCTTCATCCTCCTCATCCTCGTGCTCCTGTTCCGGCCACAGGGCCTGCTCGGCGAGCGCGTTGCGGACAGGGCGTGA
- a CDS encoding bifunctional metallophosphatase/5'-nucleotidase codes for MPLDRRKFLKKSAVTGAGVALAGTVATPAAEAAAPAGRGKKPVKRYALTVMGTTDLHGHVFNWDYFKDAEYRDTDGNAQGLARVSTLVNRIRKERGRENTLLLDAGDTIQGTPLTYYYAKVDPITAEGGPVHPMAQAMNAIGYDAVALGNHEFNYGIETLRKFEEQCDFPLLGANALDAKTLKPAFPPYFIKKFHVKGAPPVKVAVLGLTNPGIAIWDKAYVQGKLTFPGLEEQAAKWVPKLRSMGADVVVVSAHSGTSGTSSYGDQLPHVENAAANVARQVPGIDAILVGHAHAEIAELRVTNEKTGKEVVLSEPLCYAERLTLFDVELAFERGRWQVGSVKASLRDAASVEDDPRITRLLGDEHAQVVAYVNQVVGTATETLTTVEARYKDAPIIDLISKVQEDVVREALAGTEYASLPVLSQASPFSRTSEIPAGEVTVRDLSGLYVYDNTLVAKLLTGAQVRAYLEYSAEYFVQTAAGAPVDVDRLTNAGGRPDYNYDYVSGVRYDIDIARPAGSRIRNLTFDGAPVDDAQRFVFAVNNYRANGGGAFPHVASAQELWAESTEIRTRIAEWATAKGVLDPKDFASEDWRLTRDGTPVF; via the coding sequence ATGCCGTTGGACCGCCGGAAGTTCCTGAAGAAGTCCGCCGTCACGGGGGCGGGGGTGGCGCTGGCGGGTACGGTGGCCACTCCCGCGGCCGAGGCCGCAGCGCCTGCGGGACGGGGCAAGAAGCCGGTGAAGCGGTACGCACTGACCGTGATGGGCACGACCGACCTGCACGGGCACGTCTTCAACTGGGACTACTTCAAGGACGCCGAGTACCGGGACACGGACGGCAACGCCCAGGGCCTGGCGCGCGTGTCCACGCTGGTGAACCGGATCCGTAAGGAGCGGGGCCGGGAGAACACGCTGCTGCTGGACGCGGGCGACACCATCCAGGGCACGCCGCTGACCTACTACTACGCGAAGGTGGACCCGATCACCGCCGAGGGCGGTCCGGTGCACCCGATGGCGCAGGCGATGAACGCCATCGGGTACGACGCGGTGGCGCTCGGCAACCACGAGTTCAACTACGGCATCGAGACGCTGCGGAAGTTCGAGGAGCAGTGCGACTTCCCGCTGCTGGGCGCCAACGCCCTGGACGCGAAGACGCTGAAGCCCGCCTTCCCGCCGTACTTCATCAAGAAGTTCCACGTGAAGGGCGCCCCGCCGGTGAAGGTGGCGGTGCTGGGGCTGACCAACCCGGGCATCGCGATCTGGGACAAGGCGTACGTGCAGGGGAAGCTGACGTTCCCGGGCCTGGAGGAGCAGGCGGCGAAGTGGGTGCCGAAGCTGCGCTCGATGGGCGCGGACGTGGTCGTCGTGTCGGCGCACTCGGGTACGTCCGGCACCTCCTCGTACGGTGACCAGCTGCCGCACGTGGAGAACGCGGCGGCGAACGTGGCGCGGCAGGTGCCGGGCATCGACGCGATCCTGGTCGGCCACGCGCACGCGGAGATCGCGGAGCTGCGGGTGACCAACGAGAAGACGGGCAAGGAGGTCGTGCTGTCGGAGCCGCTGTGCTACGCGGAGCGGCTGACCCTGTTCGACGTCGAGCTGGCCTTCGAGCGGGGCCGCTGGCAGGTGGGGTCGGTGAAGGCGTCGCTGCGGGACGCGGCGTCGGTGGAGGACGACCCGCGCATCACCCGGCTGCTGGGCGACGAGCACGCGCAGGTGGTGGCGTACGTCAACCAGGTGGTGGGGACGGCCACCGAGACGCTGACGACGGTGGAGGCGCGGTACAAGGACGCGCCGATCATCGACCTGATCAGCAAGGTGCAGGAGGACGTGGTCAGGGAGGCGCTGGCGGGCACGGAGTACGCGTCGCTGCCGGTGCTGTCGCAGGCGTCGCCGTTCTCGCGGACCAGTGAGATCCCGGCGGGCGAGGTGACGGTCCGGGACCTGTCGGGCCTGTACGTGTACGACAACACGCTGGTGGCGAAGCTGCTGACGGGTGCCCAGGTGCGGGCGTACCTGGAGTACTCGGCGGAGTACTTCGTGCAGACCGCGGCCGGCGCTCCGGTGGACGTCGACCGGCTGACGAACGCGGGCGGGCGTCCGGACTACAACTACGACTACGTGTCGGGTGTGCGGTACGACATCGACATCGCCCGGCCGGCCGGGTCGCGGATCAGGAACCTGACGTTCGACGGCGCCCCGGTGGACGACGCGCAGCGGTTCGTGTTCGCGGTGAACAACTACCGGGCGAACGGCGGCGGCGCGTTCCCGCACGTGGCGTCGGCGCAGGAGCTGTGGGCGGAGTCGACGGAGATCCGGACCCGGATCGCGGAGTGGGCGACGGCCAAGGGCGTGCTGGACCCGAAGGACTTCGCGTCGGAGGACTGGCGGCTGACGCGGGACGGCACTCCGGTGTTCTGA
- a CDS encoding branched-chain amino acid ABC transporter substrate-binding protein has translation MRQRSLIAITAALAAGALTLTACGSRDDDGGGSSDSGNGGTTVVIGVDAPLTGDLSALGLGIKNSVDLAAKTANKEKYVEGVTFKIEALDDQGQASVGQQNATKLVANKDVLGVVGPLNSSVGESMQKVFDTAKLVEVSPANTNPALTQGVNWAKEKTRPYKSYFRTATTDAIQGPFAAQYVYNDAKKKKVFVIDDKKTYGAGLAATFTEEFKKLGGQVVGTEHINPESKDFSAVATKVKNSGADVVYYGGEYPQAGPLSKQIKEAGAKIPLVGGDGIYSADFIKLSGAAGTGDLATSVGAPVETLPSAKEFVANYKAEGYKEAYEAYGGYSYDSAWAIIEAVKKVVEDNDGKLPDDARSKVVDAMQNVSFDGVTGKVSFDEFGDATNKQLTVYTVKGGDWATVKSGTFTG, from the coding sequence GTGCGTCAACGTTCGCTCATCGCCATCACCGCCGCCCTGGCGGCGGGTGCACTCACCCTCACCGCCTGCGGCTCACGCGACGACGACGGCGGCGGCAGCTCGGACTCCGGCAACGGTGGCACCACCGTGGTCATCGGCGTCGACGCGCCGCTGACCGGTGACCTCTCCGCGCTCGGCCTCGGCATCAAGAACTCCGTGGACCTCGCCGCGAAGACCGCCAACAAGGAGAAGTACGTCGAGGGCGTCACCTTCAAGATCGAGGCCCTCGACGACCAGGGCCAGGCCTCCGTCGGCCAGCAGAACGCCACCAAGCTCGTCGCCAACAAGGACGTGCTCGGTGTCGTCGGCCCGCTGAACTCCTCCGTCGGCGAGTCGATGCAGAAGGTCTTCGACACCGCCAAGCTCGTCGAGGTCTCCCCGGCCAACACCAACCCCGCCCTCACCCAGGGTGTGAACTGGGCCAAGGAGAAGACCCGGCCGTACAAGTCGTACTTCCGCACCGCGACCACGGACGCCATCCAGGGCCCGTTCGCCGCGCAGTACGTCTACAACGACGCCAAGAAGAAGAAGGTCTTCGTCATCGACGACAAGAAGACCTACGGCGCCGGTCTGGCCGCCACCTTCACCGAGGAGTTCAAGAAGCTCGGCGGCCAGGTCGTCGGCACCGAGCACATCAACCCGGAGAGCAAGGACTTCAGCGCCGTCGCGACGAAGGTCAAGAACTCCGGCGCCGACGTCGTCTACTACGGCGGCGAGTACCCGCAGGCCGGCCCGCTGAGCAAGCAGATCAAGGAAGCCGGAGCCAAGATCCCGCTGGTCGGCGGTGACGGCATCTACAGCGCCGACTTCATCAAGCTGTCCGGCGCCGCCGGCACCGGCGACCTCGCCACCTCCGTCGGCGCGCCCGTCGAGACGCTGCCGTCCGCCAAGGAGTTCGTCGCCAACTACAAGGCCGAGGGCTACAAGGAGGCCTACGAGGCCTACGGCGGCTACTCCTACGACTCCGCCTGGGCGATCATCGAGGCCGTCAAGAAGGTCGTCGAGGACAACGACGGCAAGCTCCCCGACGACGCCCGCTCCAAGGTCGTCGACGCCATGCAGAACGTCTCCTTCGACGGCGTGACCGGCAAGGTCTCCTTCGACGAGTTCGGTGACGCGACCAACAAGCAGCTCACCGTCTACACCGTCAAGGGCGGCGACTGGGCCACGGTCAAGTCCGGCACCTTCACCGGCTGA
- a CDS encoding ANTAR domain-containing response regulator, with amino-acid sequence MSAPESPQPADVPDDDKSHVPPMTTRVVIAEDEALIRLDLKEMLEEEGYTVVGEAGDGEQAVELAREHRPDLVILDVKMPKLDGISAAEKIAEESIAPVLMLTAFSQRDLVERARDAGAMAYLVKPFSKSDVVPAIEMAVSRFTELKELEREVADLSQRLETRKLVDRAKSVLQTQYGLTEPAAFRWIQKTSMDRRMSMQQVAQAVIDDAEEKKAAKG; translated from the coding sequence TTGAGCGCCCCCGAGTCGCCCCAGCCCGCAGACGTGCCCGACGACGACAAGTCGCACGTGCCGCCGATGACGACCCGCGTCGTCATCGCCGAGGACGAGGCACTGATCCGGCTCGATCTCAAAGAGATGCTCGAGGAGGAGGGGTACACGGTCGTCGGCGAGGCCGGCGACGGTGAGCAGGCCGTCGAGCTGGCGCGCGAGCACCGCCCCGACCTGGTGATCCTAGACGTCAAGATGCCTAAGCTGGACGGCATCTCCGCGGCCGAGAAGATCGCCGAGGAGTCCATCGCCCCGGTGCTGATGCTGACCGCGTTCTCGCAGCGCGACCTGGTGGAGCGGGCCCGGGACGCGGGTGCGATGGCGTACCTGGTCAAGCCGTTCAGCAAGAGCGACGTGGTGCCCGCGATCGAGATGGCGGTGTCGCGGTTCACGGAGCTGAAGGAGCTGGAGCGCGAGGTCGCCGACCTGAGCCAGCGTCTGGAGACGCGCAAGCTGGTGGACCGCGCCAAGTCGGTGCTGCAGACGCAGTACGGGCTGACGGAGCCGGCGGCGTTCCGGTGGATCCAGAAGACGTCGATGGACCGGCGGATGTCGATGCAGCAGGTCGCGCAGGCGGTCATCGACGACGCCGAGGAGAAGAAGGCCGCGAAGGGTTAG
- a CDS encoding ABC transporter ATP-binding protein, protein MTALLEVEDLKVAYGKIQAVKGISFSVEAGEVVTLIGTNGAGKTTTLRTLSGLLKPVGGQIKFNGRSLKKIPAHKIVSLGLAHSPEGRHIFPRMTIEDNLRLGAFLRSDKTGIEQDIQRAYDLFPILGERRKQAAGTLSGGEQQMLAMGRALMSRPQLLMLDEPSMGLSPIMMQKIMATIAELKSQGTTILLVEQNAQAALSLADHGHVMEVGNIVLSGTGRDLLHDESVRKAYLGED, encoded by the coding sequence ATGACCGCACTCCTCGAGGTCGAGGACCTGAAAGTCGCCTACGGCAAGATCCAGGCCGTCAAGGGCATCTCGTTCAGCGTCGAGGCCGGCGAAGTGGTCACCCTCATCGGCACCAACGGCGCCGGCAAGACCACCACCCTGCGCACGCTCTCCGGGCTCCTCAAGCCGGTCGGCGGCCAGATCAAGTTCAACGGCCGGTCGCTGAAGAAGATCCCCGCCCACAAGATCGTCTCTCTCGGGCTCGCCCACTCCCCCGAGGGGCGGCACATCTTCCCGCGCATGACGATCGAGGACAACCTGCGCCTCGGTGCCTTCCTGCGCAGCGACAAGACGGGCATCGAGCAGGACATCCAGCGCGCCTACGACCTCTTCCCCATCCTCGGGGAACGCCGCAAGCAGGCCGCCGGCACCCTCTCCGGCGGTGAGCAGCAGATGCTCGCCATGGGCAGGGCCCTGATGTCCCGGCCGCAGCTCCTCATGCTCGACGAGCCCTCCATGGGTCTGTCGCCGATCATGATGCAGAAGATCATGGCGACCATCGCCGAGCTGAAGTCCCAGGGCACCACCATCCTGCTCGTCGAGCAGAACGCCCAGGCCGCCCTCTCGCTGGCCGACCACGGCCACGTCATGGAGGTCGGCAACATCGTCCTGTCCGGCACCGGCCGGGACCTCCTCCACGACGAGTCGGTCCGCAAGGCCTACCTCGGCGAGGACTGA
- a CDS encoding ABC transporter ATP-binding protein, producing MTTDTTTKDTAAGASDPGSVVLDARGVTMRFGGLTAVRDVDLTVRSGEIVGLIGPNGAGKTTFFNCLTGLYIPTEGEVRYRDKVLPPKSFKVTAAGIARTFQNIRLFANMTVLENVLVGRHTRTKEGFWSAVLRGPGFHKAEAASRARAMELLEFVGLADKADHLARNLPYGEQRKLEIARALASEPGLLLLDEPTAGMNPQETRAAEELIFAIRDQGTAVLVIEHDMRFIFNLCDRVAVLVQGEKLIEGDPATVQGDERVIAAYIGEPLADDPGAAEVAEVEAAEAAAQAAGRPQAPAGTAGTGPADAGTDAAEADAEASADADTDAETGAQAQTEAEATTDAAPGKENDR from the coding sequence ATGACCACCGACACCACCACCAAGGACACCGCCGCGGGCGCGTCCGACCCCGGCAGCGTCGTCCTCGACGCCCGCGGCGTCACCATGCGGTTCGGCGGCCTCACCGCCGTCCGGGACGTCGACCTCACCGTCCGCAGCGGCGAGATCGTCGGTCTCATCGGCCCCAACGGCGCCGGCAAGACCACCTTCTTCAACTGCCTCACCGGGCTGTACATCCCGACCGAGGGCGAGGTCCGCTACCGGGACAAGGTGCTGCCGCCCAAGTCCTTCAAGGTGACCGCCGCCGGCATCGCCCGCACCTTCCAGAACATCCGGCTGTTCGCCAACATGACGGTCCTGGAGAACGTGCTCGTCGGGCGGCACACCCGCACCAAGGAGGGCTTCTGGTCCGCCGTCCTGCGCGGACCCGGCTTCCACAAGGCCGAGGCCGCCTCCCGCGCCCGGGCCATGGAACTGCTGGAGTTCGTCGGCCTCGCCGACAAGGCCGACCACCTCGCGCGCAACCTCCCCTACGGCGAACAGCGCAAGCTGGAGATCGCCCGCGCCCTCGCCAGCGAGCCGGGGCTGCTGCTCCTCGACGAGCCCACCGCGGGCATGAACCCCCAGGAGACCCGGGCGGCCGAGGAACTCATCTTCGCCATCCGCGACCAGGGCACCGCGGTCCTCGTGATCGAGCACGACATGCGGTTCATCTTCAACCTCTGCGACCGGGTCGCCGTGCTCGTCCAGGGAGAGAAGCTGATCGAGGGCGACCCCGCGACCGTCCAGGGCGACGAGCGCGTGATCGCCGCGTACATCGGGGAGCCCCTCGCGGACGACCCCGGTGCCGCGGAGGTCGCCGAGGTCGAGGCCGCCGAGGCGGCGGCCCAGGCGGCAGGCCGGCCCCAGGCGCCCGCCGGCACGGCCGGCACCGGGCCGGCGGACGCCGGCACGGACGCCGCCGAGGCGGACGCCGAAGCGAGCGCCGACGCCGACACGGACGCCGAGACAGGAGCACAGGCGCAGACGGAGGCCGAGGCCACCACCGACGCCGCGCCCGGCAAGGAGAACGACCGATGA
- the pyk gene encoding pyruvate kinase: MRRAKIVCTLGPATDTYDQIKDLVDAGMDVARFNLSHGEHAEHEERYRRVRKAADETGRSVGLLADLQGPKIRLGRFAEGPVLLERGDTFTVSVEDGVEGDRHLCGTTHAGLADDVTPGERILVDDGRVTLEVTAVDGPRVRTTVVEGGVVSDHKGLNLPGVAVSVPALSKKDEDDLRWALRTGFDVVALSFVRSGRDVKDVHRIMEEEGRRLPVIAKIEKPQAVDNLDEIVAAFDGIMVARGDLGVEMPLEQVPIVQKRAVKLARRNAKPVIVATQMLDSMIDNARPTRAEASDVANAVIDGTDAVMLSGETSVGKHAIETVRTMARIVEAAEEDILARGLPPLTEHNKPRTQGGAVARAAAEMGDFLGARFLVAFTQSGDTARRLSRYRSPIPLLAFTPDPATRSQLTLTWGVETFLGPHVDSTDAMVDQVDELLLRYARCAEGDTVVITAGSPPGVSGSTNLVRVHHIGEDDSPK; encoded by the coding sequence ATGCGCCGAGCGAAAATCGTCTGCACCCTCGGGCCCGCGACGGACACGTACGACCAGATCAAGGACCTGGTCGACGCCGGAATGGACGTGGCCCGCTTCAACCTCAGCCACGGCGAGCACGCCGAGCACGAGGAGCGCTACCGAAGGGTGCGCAAGGCCGCCGACGAGACCGGCCGCAGCGTCGGCCTCCTCGCCGACCTTCAAGGCCCGAAAATCCGCCTGGGCCGCTTCGCCGAAGGCCCGGTACTCCTCGAACGCGGCGACACCTTCACCGTCAGCGTCGAGGACGGCGTCGAAGGCGACCGCCACCTCTGCGGCACCACCCACGCCGGCCTCGCCGACGACGTCACCCCGGGCGAACGCATCCTCGTCGACGACGGCAGGGTCACCCTCGAGGTCACCGCCGTCGACGGCCCCCGCGTACGCACCACCGTCGTCGAGGGCGGCGTCGTCTCCGACCACAAGGGCCTCAACCTCCCCGGCGTCGCCGTCTCCGTCCCCGCCCTCTCCAAGAAGGACGAGGACGACCTGCGCTGGGCGCTGCGCACCGGATTCGACGTCGTCGCCCTCTCCTTCGTCCGCAGCGGACGCGACGTCAAGGACGTCCACCGCATCATGGAGGAGGAAGGCCGCCGGCTCCCCGTCATCGCCAAGATCGAAAAGCCCCAGGCCGTCGACAACCTCGACGAGATCGTCGCCGCCTTCGACGGCATCATGGTCGCCCGCGGCGACCTCGGCGTCGAGATGCCCCTCGAACAGGTACCGATCGTCCAGAAGCGCGCCGTCAAGCTCGCCCGGCGCAACGCCAAGCCGGTCATCGTCGCCACCCAGATGCTCGACTCGATGATCGACAACGCCCGGCCCACCCGCGCCGAGGCCTCCGACGTCGCCAACGCCGTCATCGACGGCACCGACGCCGTCATGCTCTCCGGCGAGACCAGCGTCGGCAAGCACGCGATCGAGACCGTCCGCACCATGGCCCGCATCGTCGAGGCCGCCGAGGAGGACATCCTCGCCCGCGGCCTGCCGCCGCTGACCGAACACAACAAACCCCGCACCCAGGGCGGCGCGGTCGCCCGCGCGGCCGCGGAGATGGGCGACTTCCTCGGCGCCCGCTTCCTCGTCGCCTTCACCCAGTCGGGCGACACCGCCCGCCGCCTCTCCCGCTACCGCTCCCCCATCCCCCTCCTCGCCTTCACCCCCGACCCGGCCACCCGCTCCCAGCTCACCCTCACCTGGGGCGTCGAGACCTTCCTGGGCCCGCACGTGGACTCCACGGACGCGATGGTCGACCAGGTCGACGAACTGCTCCTGAGGTACGCCCGCTGCGCCGAGGGCGACACGGTCGTCATCACCGCCGGCTCCCCGCCCGGTGTCTCCGGCTCCACCAACCTGGTCCGCGTCCACCACATCGGCGAGGACGACAGCCCGAAGTGA
- a CDS encoding branched-chain amino acid ABC transporter permease — protein MTTQTTASKTVAAPAPGTPSGLIGIPAHLGRALATGGSVLAVVSTFLAWTWTAEFPGDLTVYGYPGGLQVLVLVGGALATLFCLASYGVKGLGWLTPAGADAAVKYAVLGTFATAWYTVVSISTELGGVVNLEPGGYLVAAATLIALLGALALPFERPEPDPIDPDETGWEQFKHDAGHAMAVLRAAFSSGSPRPVRTLPSYAEILVIVGILALALVVFTYGIGTEYDELFVGFLITAGFGFSALNRSGLIAHASQISARHQNITVCGAFIAAAAFPFTQTDDQYATLGVYILIFATVALGLNIVVGLAGLLDLGYVAFLGVGAYAAALVSGSPSSPFGVHFPFWAAVLVGAAASLIFGVLIGAPTLRLRGDYLAIVTLGFGEIFRIAVNNTDGTSGPDLTNGSNGIASIPDLNILGFDLGIQHDIAGFTIGRFANYFFLMLVITAVVVLVFRRSGDSRIGRAWVAIREDETAALAMGINGFRVKLIAFAVGATLAGLAGTVQAHVTYTVTPEQYLFAGTTPPNSAFLLAAVVLGGMGTIAGPLIGAALLFLIPNKLQFLGDYQLLAFGLALVLLMRFRPEGLIPNRRRQLEFHEEADAPTVLSKTGA, from the coding sequence ATGACCACACAGACCACCGCATCCAAGACCGTGGCCGCACCCGCCCCGGGCACCCCCTCCGGGCTCATCGGCATCCCCGCCCACCTCGGCCGCGCCCTCGCCACCGGCGGCAGCGTCCTCGCCGTCGTCTCGACCTTCCTCGCCTGGACCTGGACCGCCGAGTTCCCCGGCGACCTCACCGTCTACGGCTACCCCGGCGGACTGCAGGTCCTGGTCCTCGTCGGCGGCGCCCTCGCCACGCTGTTCTGCCTCGCCTCCTACGGCGTCAAGGGACTGGGCTGGCTCACCCCGGCCGGCGCCGACGCGGCCGTGAAGTACGCCGTCCTCGGCACCTTCGCCACCGCCTGGTACACCGTCGTCTCCATCAGCACCGAACTCGGCGGTGTCGTCAACCTCGAGCCCGGCGGCTACCTCGTCGCCGCCGCCACGCTCATAGCCCTCCTCGGCGCCCTGGCCCTCCCCTTCGAGCGGCCCGAGCCCGACCCGATCGACCCCGACGAGACCGGCTGGGAGCAGTTCAAGCACGACGCCGGCCACGCCATGGCCGTGCTCCGCGCCGCCTTCTCATCCGGCAGCCCACGCCCCGTGCGCACCCTGCCGTCCTACGCCGAGATCCTCGTCATCGTCGGCATCCTGGCGCTCGCCCTGGTCGTCTTCACCTACGGCATCGGCACCGAGTACGACGAGCTGTTCGTCGGCTTCCTGATCACCGCCGGCTTCGGCTTCAGCGCGCTGAACCGTTCCGGCCTGATCGCCCACGCCTCCCAGATCAGCGCACGCCACCAGAACATCACCGTCTGCGGCGCGTTCATCGCGGCGGCGGCGTTCCCCTTCACCCAGACCGACGACCAGTACGCCACCCTCGGCGTCTACATCCTCATCTTCGCCACCGTCGCCCTGGGCCTGAACATCGTCGTCGGCCTCGCCGGCCTGCTCGACCTCGGCTACGTCGCCTTCCTCGGCGTCGGCGCCTACGCGGCCGCGCTCGTCTCCGGCTCCCCCAGCTCGCCGTTCGGCGTGCACTTCCCCTTCTGGGCCGCCGTGCTCGTCGGCGCCGCCGCCTCCCTGATCTTCGGTGTGCTGATCGGCGCGCCGACACTCCGGCTGCGCGGCGACTACCTCGCCATCGTCACCCTCGGCTTCGGTGAGATCTTCCGCATCGCCGTCAACAACACCGACGGCACCTCCGGACCGGACCTCACCAACGGCTCCAACGGCATCGCGTCCATCCCGGACCTGAACATCCTCGGCTTCGACCTCGGCATCCAGCACGACATCGCGGGCTTCACCATCGGCCGGTTCGCGAACTACTTCTTCCTGATGCTGGTCATCACGGCCGTCGTCGTCCTCGTCTTCCGGCGCAGCGGCGACTCCCGCATCGGCCGCGCCTGGGTCGCCATCCGCGAGGACGAGACCGCCGCCCTCGCCATGGGCATCAACGGCTTCCGGGTGAAGCTCATCGCCTTCGCCGTGGGCGCCACCCTCGCCGGCCTCGCCGGAACGGTGCAGGCACACGTCACCTACACCGTGACCCCCGAGCAGTACCTGTTCGCCGGCACCACCCCGCCCAACTCCGCCTTCCTGCTCGCCGCGGTCGTGCTCGGCGGCATGGGCACCATCGCCGGACCCCTCATCGGGGCCGCGCTGCTCTTCCTGATCCCCAACAAGCTCCAGTTCCTGGGCGACTACCAGCTCCTCGCGTTCGGTCTCGCGCTCGTCCTGCTGATGCGCTTCCGCCCCGAGGGCCTCATCCCCAACCGCCGCCGCCAGCTGGAGTTCCACGAAGAGGCCGACGCGCCCACAGTCCTGAGCAAGACGGGGGCCTGA